A single window of Sparus aurata chromosome 12, fSpaAur1.1, whole genome shotgun sequence DNA harbors:
- the sec16a gene encoding protein transport protein Sec16A isoform X4, with protein sequence MQPPPRTGPPGASGPPPSGPNMFRRTRPLKHTAAATATMPPATQPMTDPFAFVRAPPPMAAGGLPTIPNSNPPPMQAPPNTMYAQAGSGLPPQPHTLEDVPAAPPGPPTSSLPGVTLFNPHNTSSPSVFQAPGPAGYASSSHSEQGYFNSREQTPSLATDPPLGASAPVPFQSPFNPEFQGQIPPQPVPFQPVPPTTSSSQWAPDHGSRPPSVQNYFQPTSDPPPQPFNLPPPTQMYPSHTPSPHHNTPTPPTQPGHPPIQAPLPLQNPARPPSSHWPDPNAPQHHNSHLQTQSYFSQSSAPQDSWFNQPPQDSGYHQMGTSHPQPRPDSAGSQHAPYTGPSSASAPAPVPVSVPYSQESGTLSMFFKDNDVENEETLAGERNKAVNGTPAPSHHHSNPQAHSGHADVPLDYRSPPLQDHSHVPYMNDGSHASQGTTQKPPDTQYDHVENLECVPNQEVLPSETHGSPAAAPAAHVVDQFETGPNLETPDSIPRPMRSASVSSNYSNMSHGSGTSSRRHQGVVGTFIQQESPRLTDEASLSPAAGGYFEQIDTSPAGDMGAQQSPLEQMWPPTPSPPKPTGIFQASANSSFEPVRSHGVGVRPPEVDRAKMVAEGGADSTPGNLEQPPDNMENIYGPGHPLPAGAGGGVPHLTHPVVPSRPSSRAFGASRPCESPATTLWAQNDTASLNASILLAPAAPTVLAPLREPSADVIQPPEDGPLDLQPSQRIQQTSQQHLENLENPPKVSEAEPTDSHGNLGYASLLVADSLHQPVLIAPPVSNYSVIPPSNPAQPASLRESTPPVRSLSQGQGANASQPPLVTSNQNPLFAPGPVSFGSSSTHQGPLNLTRDNAEPAPSDVIAPPQLQPVPLLSRGQSLSGDSQSVQVNPQASLVTAPVSNHNQPSNYELLDFSMHQSQSQSQASGHPSSLHESPQSSNGFYLQVTKDAQQGLRVQGNTPAQTPASSSTPQVQPTPPQAAANTQPPLAEPPKTSDAQAAPQGQNVAPPVPVSGAQPPHSQYPTAVQGPAAPAAGYPPGPRGPVPPGASQPAPADPPRPPSSAGSQQGYGPPPPGPGQMYGGYYGNYGEYPDSRAPYPPGQYPPPPGDPRAQQYYQDGAYRSRADPWYGRYEGQTPAYRDPNYSYREPQPERPSSRTSQYSDRPSSRQGYPEDFHRANQSAYSEYYADYAKHYDYAGYNYGQYDPRYRGYYDQAYWSNDDRYRGRDGYYNQYAYPQRKEGYDDQWRYYPGYDASFDDDYRRRGEMFAGDDFDRRSVHSEQSAHSVHSSHSHHSRRSSFSSRSQQSQVYRSQPDLVSAVYDNTSSTLAVDYSYGQYPNPADASHNYSQYPYPTESTWIAPEQPPPRPATPEKFSIPHRCARFGPGGHLVQVLPNLPSAGQPALVDIHSMETMLQDTPDQTELRAFPGPLVKEETHKVDVIKFSQNKALECSRDNNLLDRDSARLLWDFIMLLCRQNGTVVGTDIADLLLKEHRSVWLPGKSPNEANLIDFNNEPLARAEEEPGAGPLSLLSDTFMTVPENVGKETERFRELLLFGRKKDALEAAMKGGLWGHALLLASKMDNRTHARVMTRFANSLPINDPLQTVYQLMSGRMPASATCCGEEKWGDWRPHLAMVLSNLTHTLDLDTRTITTMGDTLASKGLIDAAHFCYLMAQVGLGVYTKKSTKMVLIGSNHSLPFYHFATNEAIQRTEAYEYAQSLGSQPYSLPNFQVFKLIYACRLAEAGLSAQAFHYCEVISRTVLIQPAYYSPVFISQIIQISEKLRFFDPQLKEKPEQELFNEPEWLLQLRQLDGQIRTGVIKYREDRTSPTQYDCGSPSSDLDQLSPTEPPNMHVELDGPTPDNPLMSSLLPGAPPQAVQLMPPAPPSILQDAMAPPQPLPSNDVPQFYPVPPTGQPGQFPVSGYPPQDPGFAPPPFQPQPEQTEMYPGAHQQPCPPPLQAGQMSPHMPPQMPHSPVQMIPMNHPPPQMPQHMPPSPGHMPHIEHLSQVPPEMHMTQPISMSPPRNSFTPQTDFYDQMAQMGPGRRSRTTSQSSMHMMGPGRRSRTTSESSTHSGGRERSNSAVKQASPPPPSIPEQPRKEEAKKVKKDSPKKIVWDEQKQKWVDLNEPEEESKPPPPPPSCFPTMPHMPGPGGHAGPPSGGPPGVNVYSRKAGTRSRYVDVLNPNSRTAKPGGLAPAPADIFAPLAPMPMPANLFVPSSAPDDQQPLEGSEGGNVEQNSPNTSANPQMFNPTLLPPAPEGPPVPDGSQSGELSRSSSMSSLSREVSQHLNQGAAPAGGVTFYNPAQFAQPSAPSGVGHRPGRLGGQRQYPVLK encoded by the exons CCAGTACCATTTCAGTCACCTTTTAACCCAGAATTTCAAGGACAGATTCCTCCTCAGCCTGTGCCCTTCCAGCCTGTGcctcccaccacctcctcttcccAGTGGGCCCCTGATCATGGAAGTCGTCCTCCATCAGTTCAGAATTATTTTCAGCCTACTAGTGACCCTCCACCACAGCCTTTTAATTTACCTCCACCGACCCAGATGTACCCCTCCCACACCCCATCACCCCATCATAACACCCCCACCCCTCCAACACAACCTGGACATCCCCCCATCCAGGCTCCGCTTCCTCTCCAGAACCCTGCAAGGCCACCTAGTTCTCATTGGCCTGACCCGAATGCACCCCAGCATCATAATTCCCACTTACAAACTCAGAGCTACTTCAGTCAGAGCTCTGCGCCCCAGGACTCATGGTTCAACCAACCTCCACAGGACTCAGGCTACCACCAAATGGGGACTAGCCATCCTCAGCCTCGGCCTGACTCTGCTGGATCTCAACATGCGCCTTACACTGGGCCTAGCTCTGCCTCTGCTCCTGCCCCAGTCCCAGTCTCAGTCCCATACTCCCAGGAGTCTGGTACACTCTCAATGTTCTTCAAAGACAATGATGTAGAAAATGAAGAAACTCtagctggagagagaaataaGGCAGTCAATGGTACTCCTGCACCCTCTCACCATCACAGTAACCCACAAGCCCACAGTGGCCATGCTGATGTACCTTTGGATTACAGAAGTCCGCCTCTGCAAGATCATTCACATGTACCGTACATGAATGATGGCAGTCATGCATCACAGGGAACTACCCAGAAGCCCCCAGATACCCAGTATGACCATGTGGAGAATTTGGAGTGTGTCCCAAACCAGGAAGTATTACCCAGTGAAACCCATGGCAGCCCTGCTGCTGCACCTGCAGCCCATGTAGTAGACCAGTTTGAAACTGGGCCTAATCTGGAGACTCCAGATTCTATTCCAAGACCAATGAGATCTGCAAGTGTGTCTTCCAACTATAGCAACATGAGCCATGGAAGTGGAACTAGCAGTCGTCGACATCAGGGAGTTGTAGGTACCTTTATTCAGCAGGAAAGTCCACGTCTTACTGATGAAGCCAGCCTgtctcctgctgctggaggcTACTTTGAGCAGATTGACACTTCACCAGCTGGAGATATGGGTGCGCAACAGAGCCCACTGGAGCAGATGTGGCCTCCCACACCCAGCCCTCCCAAACCAACTGGTATCTTTCAAGCCAGTGCTAACAGCTCTTTTGAACCCGTGCGCTCACATGGGGTTGGGGTGCGTCCTCCTGAAGTAGACAGGGCTAAAATGGTAGCAGAAGGGGGTGCAGATTCTACACCTGGCAACCTAGAGCAGCCACCAGATAATATGGAAAACATTTATGGCCCAGGGCACCCTCTACCTGCTGGGGCCGGAGGTGGTGTGCCACATCTTACACACCCTGTGGTTCCTTCTCGACCTTCATCCCGTGCTTTTGGGGCCAGTCGGCCTTGTGAGAGCCCCGCTACTACTCTCTGGGCTCAGAATGATACTGCTAGCTTGAACGCTAGCATCCTCCTAGCCCCTGCTGCCCCGACAGTTCTTGCCCCTTTACGAGAGCCCAGTGCTGATGTAATCCAGCCACCCGAGGATGGCCCACTGGACCTGCAGCCCTCCCAGAGAATCCAGCAAACTTCACAGCAGCACTTGGAGAACCTCGAAAACCCGCCAAAGGTGAGTGAGGCAGAGCCAACCGACTCTCATGGCAACCTTGGCTATGCTTCTCTCCTCGTGGCCGACTCGCTCCATCAGCCTGTTTTGATTGCGCCACCTGTGTCCAATTACAGTGTGATTCCCCCCAGTAACCCTGCTCAACCTGCTAGCCTTAGGGAATCAACCCCACCTGTGCGATCACTTTCACAGGGGCAGGGTGCCAATGCTTCTCAACCACCTTTAGTGACCTCTAATCAGAATCCACTGTTTGCCCCTGGACCAGTGAGCTTTGGTTCTTCAAGCACTCACCAGGGTCCACTCAATCTGACCCGAGACAATGCAGAACCGGCACCATCGGATGTCATAGCTCCGCCACAGTTGCAGCCAGTCCCCCTGCTTTCAAGGGGCCAATCATTGAGTGGGGACAGCCAATCTGTCCAAGTTAATCCACAGGCTTCTCTTGTGACTGCTCCTGTCTCTAATCATAATCAGCCGTCAAATTATGAACTGCTTGATTTTTCTATGCACCAATCACAATCCCAAAGCCAAGCATCTGGCCATCCTTCTTCTCTACATGAGTCTCCACAGTCTAGTAATGGATTTTACCTACAGGTCACCAAAGATGCTCAGCAGGGTTTAAGAGTGCAAGGGAATACCCCTGCCCAGACCCCAGCCTCTTCATCTACCCCACAGGTTCAACCAACACCCCCCCAAGCAGCTGCAAACACCCAGCCACCACTAGCTGAACCACCTAAGACATCAGATGCTCAGGCTGCGCCGCAGGGACAAAATGttgctcctcctgttcctgtTAGTGGAGCACAGCCTCCCCATAGCCAGTATCCAACCGCTGTGCAGGggcctgctgctcctgctgctgggtATCCTCCAGGGCCACGAGGACCAGTTCCTCCAGGAGCTTCCCAGCCAGCTCCTGCAGACCCACCTCGACCACCTTCCTCTGCAGGCAGCCAGCAGGGCTATGGGCCCCCTCCTCCAGGGCCAGGGCAGATGTATGGTGGCTATTATGGTAATTATGGAGAATACCCTGATAGCAGAGCACCATATCCTCCTGGCCAGTACCCACCTCCACCTGGGGATCCCCGAGCACAGCAATATTATCAA gatggtGCATATAGGAGCAGAGCAGACCCTTGGTATGGCAGATATGAGGGACAGACCCCAGCGTATCGTGATCCAAACTACTCATACAGAGAGCCTCAGCCAGAGAGACCCAGCTCCAGGACCAGTCAGTACTCTGACAGGCCCTCATCAAG GCAAGGCTATCCTGAAGATTTCCACAGAGCAAACCAAAGTGCCTATAGTGAATATTATGCAGATTACGCCAAGCACTATGATTACGCAG GATACAATTATGGACAGTATGACCCGCGATACAGAGGCTACTATGATCAGGCTTACTGGTCTAACGATGACCGCTACAGAGGCAGAGACGGCTACTATAATCAGTACGCTTATCCTCAGAG GAAAGAAGGCTATGATGATCAGTGGCGGTACTATCCCGGTTATGATGCCAGTTTCGATGATGATTACCGCCGTCGCGGAGAAATGTTTGCTGGCGATGACTTTGACCGACGCAGCGTCCACAGCGAGCAGTCGGCACATAGTGTGCACAGCTCTCACAGCCACCACAGCCGACGAAGCAGCTTCAGCTCACGGTCGCAGCAG AGCCAGGTATACAGAAGTCAGCCTGACTTGGTGTCAGCAGTCTATGATAACACATCATCCACTTTGGCTGTTGATTACTCCTACGGACAGTACCCAAACCCAGCTGATGCTTCCCACAACTACAGCCAGTACCCCTATCCCACAGAAAGCACCTGGATCGCCCCGGAGCAAC CTCCTCCTCGTCCTGCAACCCCAGAGAAGTTCAGCATACCCCACCGCTGTGCCCGCTTTGGACCTGGTGGTCATCTAGTCCAAGTTCTGCCCAATCTCCCCTCAGCTGGACAGCCTGCACTCGTTGATATCCACAGCATGGAG ACGATGCTGCAGGACACCCCGGATCAGACAGAACTACGAGCCTTCCCTGGACCTCTTGTTAA GGAGGAGACCCATAAGGTGGACGTGATAAAGTTCTCCCAGAACAAAGCCCTGGAGTGTTCGCGTGACAACAACCTCCTTGACAGGGACTCTGCCCGCCTCCTCTGGGACTTCATTATGCTCCTCTGTAGACAGAACGGG ACTGTTGTCGGCACGGACATCGCTGACCTCTTGCTGAAGGAGCACCGCTCTGTCTGGCTGCCAGGCAAAAGCCCTAACGAAGCCAACTTGATCGATTTTAACAATGAACCGCTGGCACGAGCTGAGGAAGAGCCGGGGGCTGGACCGCTGTCCCTCCTATCTGACACCTTCATGACTGTCCCAGAGAACGTCGGAAAAGAGACAGAACGCTTcagggagctgctgctgtttggccGCAAGAAG GATGCACTAGAAGCAGCCATGAAAGGAGGACTTTGGGGCCACGCCCTGTTGTTGGCCAGTAAGATGGACAATAGGACACATGCACGGGTCATGACAag GTTTGCCAACAGTTTGCCCATCAATGACCCTCTACAGACAGTGTACCAGCTGATGTCAGGGAGGATGCCCGCGTCAGCCACT tgctgtggagaggagaagtGGGGTGACTGGCGTCCTCACCTGGCCATGGTGCTGTCTAACCTCACACACACCCTGGACCTGGACACTCgcaccatcaccaccatggGTGACACTCTCG CTTCCAAGGGGCTGATTGACGCTGCGCACTTCTGCTACCTGATGGCCCAAGTTGGTCTGGGAGTTTATACCAAGAAGAGCACCAAGATGGTTTTGATTGGCTCCAAccacag TTTGCCCTTTTATCACTTTGCAACCAATGAAGCCATTCAGAGGACTGAGGCGTACGAGTATGCTCAGTCTCTGGGCTCCCAGCCGTACTCACTTCCCAATTTCCAG GTGTTCAAGTTGATCTATGCATGCCGCTTGGCTGAAGCAGGCCTGAGTGCTCAGGCTTTCCACTACTGTGAAGTCATCTCTAGGACTGTCCTCATACAGCCTGCCTACTACTCTCCTGTTTTCATAAGCCAAATCATCCAG ATTTCTGAAAAGCTGCGATTCTTTGATCCACAACTGAAGGAGAAACCAGAGCAGGAGTTGTTCAATGAGCCTGAATGGCTGTTGCAGCTCAGGCAGCTGGATGGGCAGAtcagg ACGGGAGTGATTAAATACAGAGAAGACAGAACATCTCCTACACAGTACGACTGCGGCAGCCCCAGCTCGGATTTGGACCAGCTGAGTCCAACTGAACCTCCCAACATGCATGTGGAGCTGGATGGCCCCACACCTGACAACCCACTAATGAGCTCATTACTGCCAGGGGCTCCACCACAGGCCGTGCAGCTGATGCCTCCAG CtcccccctccatcctccaAGATGCCATGGCCCCTCCTCAGCCTTTACCCTCCAATGATGTGCCCCAATTCTACCCAGTACCCCCTACTGGACAACCAGGTCAGTTCCCTGTCTCAGGCTACCCTCCACAGGATCCTGGCTTCGCCCCTCCTCCATTCCAGCCTCAACCTGAGCAAACAGAAATGTACCCAGGAGCCCATCAGCAGCCATGCCCGCCACCTCTTCAAGCGGGTCAAATGTCGCCACACATGCCCCCTCAGATGCCCCATTCACCTGTACAGATGATTCCAATGAATCACCCACCACCCCAGATGCCTCAGCACATGCCTCCTTCTCCCGGGCATATGCCGCACATAGAGCACCTGTCCCAGGTCCCACCAGAGATGCACATGACTCAACCAATATCGATGTCCCCACCCAGAAACTCCTTCACACCACAGACGGACTTCTATGACCAGATGGCTCAGATG GGTCCTGGGAGGAGGTCGAGGACTACTTCACAATCTTCAATGCAtatg ATGGGTCCAGGACGTCGCTCGCGCACCACCTCTGAATCGTCCACTCACTCTGGTGGAAGAGAGCGGAGTAACTCGGCTGTGAAGCAAGCGTCGCCACCTCCCCCTTCAATTCCTGAACAGCCCCGCAAAGAGGAGGCCAAGAAAGTGAAGAAAGACTCCCCGAAAAAG ATTGTGTGGGATGAGCAGAAGCAGAAATGGGTCGACTTGAACGAGCCTGAAGAGGAG AGTAAGccccctcctccgcctccctcATGCTTCCCCACAATGCCCCACATGCCGGGCCCTGGAGGGCACGCTGGACCCCCAAGTGGTGGTCCTCCCGGTGTCAATGTGTACTCCAGGAAGGCAG GCACGAGGAGCCGATATGTGGACGTTCTGAACCCGAACAGTAGGACAGCTAAACCGGGCGGATTGGCTCCCGCACCTGCAGACATCTTCGCTCCTTTGGCACCAATGCCCATGCCTGCAAACCTATTTGTGCCTAGTTCAG CTCCTGACGATCAACAACCTCTGGAGGGCAGTGAAGGAGGAAATGTGGAACAGAATTCACCAAACACCAGCGCCAATCCACAG aTGTTCAACCCGACATTATTACCACCTGCCCCCGAAGGTCCTCCTGTGCCTGATGGCTCACAGTCCGGAGAG CTCTCACGTTCTAGCTCAATGAGTTCTTTATCACGTGAAGTGAGTCAGCATTTAAACCAG GGAGCAGCACCCGCTGGAGGCGTCACCTTTTATAACCCTGCACAGTTTGCACAG CCGAGTGCACCATCAGGAGTTGGACACCGCCCCGGCCGTTTGGGCGGTCAGCGCCAGTACCCAGTGTTGAAGTAG